The proteins below come from a single Oerskovia jenensis genomic window:
- a CDS encoding MmcQ/YjbR family DNA-binding protein, which yields MPPSPTVPDDAAHLARVRRLALAFPGAEERVSHGRVTFRARLIFAVFSGMTKATDSAPVRQYPRSVLVKVDPAEHAALSQDPRFYVPAYYGPAGWLGLDLDAAPVDWQEVAELLDMSYREVAGPRLVARLDAEGSPAGR from the coding sequence ATGCCGCCCAGCCCCACCGTGCCCGACGACGCCGCTCACCTCGCCCGGGTGCGTCGCCTCGCGCTCGCGTTCCCCGGCGCCGAGGAGCGCGTGTCGCACGGGCGCGTGACGTTCCGCGCCCGGCTGATCTTCGCGGTCTTCAGCGGCATGACGAAGGCGACCGACTCGGCGCCGGTCCGGCAGTACCCGCGCTCGGTCCTCGTGAAGGTGGACCCCGCGGAGCACGCGGCCCTGTCGCAGGACCCACGGTTCTACGTGCCCGCGTACTACGGTCCGGCGGGATGGCTCGGGCTCGACCTCGACGCCGCCCCGGTCGACTGGCAGGAGGTCGCGGAGCTGCTCGACATGTCCTACCGGGAGGTCGCGGGGCCGCGGCTCGTGGCCCGGCTCGACGCCGAGGGGTCCCCGGCCGGGCGGTAG
- a CDS encoding quinone oxidoreductase family protein — protein MSTAIFYDRHGGVDVLRVGDESVPAPGEGELVVANRVIGVNPADVKKLAGDFGGSDEFPQVLGFEAAGVVEAVGEGVEGFAVGDEVVWSGTGAQRERSVVKASKAKVKPANVSFEQAAVLPVAASAAFSALVQAGVGDQDVVLVHGASGGVGSAAVQIAKALGARVVGTASERNHDYVRDLGATPVAYGAGLVDAVRALPDGLADVTAVLDTVGSPETVAQTVELLGADGLERDGKPRAVTLVESQESLAAGLASKVSQKGALAEVLALAEAELLSSEISARFPLAEAARAVEQVAGGHVRGKVVLEV, from the coding sequence ATGAGCACCGCGATCTTCTACGACCGCCACGGCGGGGTCGACGTCCTGCGCGTCGGCGACGAGTCCGTGCCGGCCCCCGGTGAGGGCGAGCTCGTCGTCGCGAACCGCGTGATCGGGGTCAACCCGGCGGACGTCAAGAAGCTGGCCGGCGACTTCGGCGGCAGCGACGAGTTCCCGCAGGTGCTCGGGTTCGAGGCGGCGGGCGTCGTGGAGGCCGTCGGCGAGGGCGTCGAGGGCTTCGCGGTGGGCGACGAGGTCGTGTGGAGCGGCACGGGCGCGCAGCGCGAGAGGTCGGTCGTCAAGGCGTCGAAGGCCAAGGTCAAGCCTGCGAACGTGTCGTTCGAGCAGGCTGCGGTGCTGCCGGTCGCGGCCTCGGCGGCGTTCTCGGCGCTGGTCCAGGCCGGTGTCGGCGACCAGGACGTCGTGCTGGTCCACGGGGCGTCGGGCGGCGTGGGCTCGGCCGCGGTGCAGATCGCGAAGGCGCTGGGCGCGCGCGTCGTCGGGACGGCGTCCGAGCGCAACCACGACTACGTGCGGGACCTGGGCGCGACGCCCGTCGCGTACGGCGCGGGGCTCGTGGACGCGGTCCGTGCGCTCCCGGACGGGCTCGCGGACGTGACCGCGGTCCTCGACACAGTCGGCTCCCCGGAGACTGTCGCGCAGACGGTCGAGCTCCTGGGCGCCGACGGCCTCGAGCGTGACGGGAAGCCGCGCGCGGTGACCCTGGTCGAGTCGCAGGAGTCGCTCGCCGCGGGCCTCGCGTCCAAGGTGTCGCAGAAGGGGGCTCTCGCGGAGGTCCTCGCGCTCGCCGAGGCGGAGCTGCTCTCGTCGGAGATCTCGGCGCGCTTCCCGCTGGCCGAGGCGGCCCGCGCCGTCGAGCAGGTCGCGGGCGGCCACGTGCGCGGCAAGGTCGTCCTGGAGGTCTGA
- a CDS encoding TraR/DksA family transcriptional regulator, which translates to MTDTGNPVGGETSAPAAPREREARDAVVRARLVALRAEAQARREALRGEVAGIVEASKDSNADDEHDPDGATIAFERAQVGALQRLAEQQSAEAEAALGRLDAGTYGTCETCGRPVGEARLDARPTARQCIDCASAGRAAR; encoded by the coding sequence ATGACCGACACCGGCAACCCCGTCGGCGGGGAGACGAGCGCGCCCGCCGCACCTCGCGAGCGCGAGGCGCGTGACGCCGTCGTGCGCGCGCGGTTGGTCGCCCTGCGCGCCGAGGCCCAGGCGCGGCGTGAGGCGTTGCGCGGTGAGGTGGCCGGGATCGTCGAGGCGTCCAAGGACTCGAACGCCGACGACGAGCACGACCCCGACGGTGCGACGATCGCGTTCGAGCGCGCGCAGGTCGGTGCGCTGCAGCGCCTGGCCGAGCAGCAGTCCGCCGAGGCCGAGGCAGCGCTCGGACGCCTCGACGCGGGGACGTACGGGACGTGCGAGACGTGCGGCCGACCGGTCGGGGAGGCGCGCCTGGACGCGCGCCCGACGGCCCGGCAGTGCATCGACTGCGCGTCGGCGGGCCGTGCGGCGAGGTAG
- a CDS encoding glucose 1-dehydrogenase produces MGRVFNKVAIVTGGTGGMGVTHAKALVAEGAKVVVADLDDAKGEALVAELGENAAYVHLDVTKEEDWAAAVAFTLETFGRIDVLVNNAGIANAAGITEFTPAMWRQIIDINLTGTFLGIHAVSPVMARAGRGSIINISSVEGMRGSAGLHGYVASKFGVRGLTKSVALDLGPSGVRVNSVHPGFIKTPMTEKISSDDLHIPLGRAAEPEEVSQLVLFLASDESSYSTGSEFIVDGGLIAGVPHK; encoded by the coding sequence ATGGGCCGTGTCTTCAACAAGGTCGCCATCGTCACCGGAGGAACCGGAGGCATGGGCGTGACCCACGCCAAGGCGCTCGTCGCCGAGGGCGCGAAGGTCGTCGTCGCGGACCTCGACGACGCCAAGGGCGAGGCGCTCGTCGCCGAGCTCGGCGAGAACGCCGCCTACGTCCACCTCGACGTGACCAAGGAGGAGGACTGGGCTGCGGCCGTCGCGTTCACGCTCGAGACGTTCGGGCGCATCGACGTCCTCGTGAACAACGCGGGCATCGCGAACGCCGCCGGCATCACCGAGTTCACGCCCGCCATGTGGCGCCAGATCATCGACATCAACCTCACGGGCACGTTCCTGGGGATCCACGCGGTCTCGCCCGTCATGGCCCGTGCCGGGCGCGGGTCGATCATCAACATCTCGTCGGTCGAGGGCATGCGCGGCAGCGCGGGCCTGCACGGGTACGTCGCGTCGAAGTTCGGCGTGCGCGGCCTCACCAAGTCGGTGGCCCTGGACCTCGGGCCGTCGGGCGTGCGCGTGAACTCGGTCCACCCGGGCTTCATCAAGACGCCCATGACGGAGAAGATCAGCTCGGACGACCTCCACATCCCCCTGGGTCGCGCGGCCGAGCCCGAGGAGGTCTCGCAGCTCGTGCTGTTCCTCGCGAGCGACGAGTCGAGCTACTCGACCGGGTCGGAGTTCATCGTCGACGGCGGCCTCATCGCGGGCGTGCCGCACAAGTAG
- a CDS encoding TetR/AcrR family transcriptional regulator, with product MDPRTERTTAALRTAVLELAAEQDIDELTVSQVSAHAGINRATFYDYASNPADLLTTILRTELDAIRSDFLAAAQGLSPDPAAGPDARPRTDPRQLVDTITQAIVGHVDTHTSIYERALEGGLSAPLFRLLAEHFSDTLRTFLLDQPHLMPVPCDAEQTEVEQAARAYACYVALGSVGALEAWLATPSPRDPDFFPRITRTSLAPWWTAPN from the coding sequence ATGGACCCCCGCACCGAACGCACCACCGCAGCCCTGCGCACCGCAGTCCTCGAGCTCGCCGCCGAGCAGGACATCGACGAGCTCACGGTCTCGCAGGTCTCTGCCCACGCCGGGATCAACCGCGCCACGTTCTACGACTACGCGAGCAACCCCGCGGACCTGCTCACGACCATCCTGCGCACCGAGCTCGACGCGATCCGCAGCGACTTCCTCGCGGCCGCGCAGGGCCTGTCCCCCGACCCCGCCGCGGGCCCCGACGCGCGCCCGCGCACCGACCCCCGGCAGCTCGTCGACACCATCACGCAGGCGATCGTCGGCCACGTCGACACGCACACGTCGATCTACGAGCGCGCCCTCGAGGGAGGACTGAGCGCTCCCCTGTTCCGCCTGCTCGCGGAGCACTTCTCCGACACCCTGCGCACGTTCCTGCTGGACCAGCCGCACCTCATGCCCGTGCCGTGCGACGCCGAGCAGACCGAGGTCGAGCAGGCCGCCCGCGCGTACGCCTGCTACGTCGCGCTCGGCTCGGTCGGCGCCCTCGAGGCGTGGCTCGCGACCCCGTCCCCCCGTGACCCGGACTTCTTCCCCCGGATCACCCGCACCTCGCTCGCCCCCTGGTGGACCGCGCCGAACTGA
- a CDS encoding glutamate decarboxylase, with the protein MSGSTRGAPSEDRDVVAMNPLFSRPGEATELPRNVLPPGESFPETAYQIVHDEAMLDGNARLNLATFVGTWMDPYAQRLNAETADKNMIDKDEYPATAAIETRCWKILGDLWNAPDPATTIGTSTIGSSEAAMLGGLALKRRWQHARRAAGKSTEKPNLVLSSAVQVCWEKFCNYWDVEARYVPISLEHKVLDGFELEKYVDENTIGVVAILGVTYTGAYEPVEQISAALDEIQAATGLDVPIHVDGASGAMIAPFLQPDLVWDFRVDRVASINTSAHKYGLVYPGLGWVVWRDEAALPEDLVFSVSYLGGDMPTFALNFSRPGSQVLLQYYLFLRLGYDGYHKVQKASQDVALYLSGEIAKMPQFDLWNDGSDIPVFAWSLKEGYTDKWTLYHLSERLRTKGWLLPSYPMPVDLENLTVQRIVVRNGLSRDLAGSLLDDIRAEIAFLDALESPMPVEAVSKGFHH; encoded by the coding sequence ATGTCCGGATCTACCCGCGGCGCACCGTCCGAGGACCGCGACGTCGTCGCCATGAACCCCTTGTTCTCCCGGCCGGGGGAGGCCACGGAGCTCCCTCGCAACGTCCTGCCGCCGGGGGAGTCGTTCCCCGAGACGGCCTATCAGATCGTCCACGACGAGGCGATGCTCGACGGGAACGCGCGCCTCAACCTCGCGACGTTCGTCGGCACGTGGATGGACCCCTACGCGCAGCGGCTCAACGCCGAGACCGCCGACAAGAACATGATCGACAAGGACGAGTACCCGGCGACCGCCGCGATCGAGACCCGGTGCTGGAAGATCCTCGGCGACCTGTGGAACGCCCCCGACCCGGCGACGACGATCGGGACCTCGACCATCGGGTCCTCCGAGGCGGCCATGCTGGGCGGCCTCGCGCTCAAGCGCCGGTGGCAGCACGCGCGCCGGGCCGCCGGGAAGTCGACCGAGAAGCCCAACCTGGTGCTCTCGAGCGCGGTCCAGGTCTGCTGGGAGAAGTTCTGCAACTACTGGGACGTCGAGGCCCGTTACGTCCCCATCTCGCTCGAGCACAAGGTGCTCGACGGGTTCGAGCTCGAGAAGTACGTCGACGAGAACACCATCGGGGTCGTCGCGATCCTCGGGGTCACGTACACGGGGGCCTACGAGCCCGTCGAGCAGATCTCGGCCGCGCTCGACGAGATCCAGGCCGCGACGGGGCTCGACGTCCCGATCCACGTCGACGGCGCGTCGGGAGCCATGATCGCGCCCTTCCTCCAGCCGGACCTCGTGTGGGACTTCCGGGTCGACCGTGTGGCGTCGATCAACACCTCGGCCCACAAGTACGGGCTCGTGTACCCCGGGCTCGGGTGGGTCGTCTGGCGGGACGAGGCCGCGCTGCCCGAGGACCTCGTCTTCTCGGTGAGCTACCTGGGCGGGGACATGCCGACGTTCGCGCTGAACTTCTCCCGGCCGGGCTCGCAGGTGCTGCTCCAGTACTACCTGTTCCTGCGCCTCGGCTACGACGGCTACCACAAGGTGCAGAAGGCGTCGCAGGACGTCGCGCTCTACCTCTCGGGCGAGATCGCGAAGATGCCGCAGTTCGACCTGTGGAACGACGGGAGCGACATCCCGGTCTTCGCGTGGAGCCTCAAGGAGGGGTACACCGACAAGTGGACGCTCTACCACCTGTCCGAACGGCTGCGGACCAAGGGATGGCTCCTGCCCTCCTACCCCATGCCCGTGGACCTCGAGAACCTGACGGTCCAGCGGATCGTGGTGCGCAACGGTCTGAGCCGTGACCTGGCGGGCAGCCTGCTCGACGACATCCGGGCCGAGATCGCGTTCCTCGACGCGCTCGAGTCGCCCATGCCTGTCGAGGCCGTGAGCAAGGGGTTCCACCACTGA
- a CDS encoding amidohydrolase, which translates to MTTRNSIAITNGYVVPVASAPLENATVLVEDGVITAVGQDVVVPDGVRTVDAGGRWVLPGFVESHGHMGVMEEAEGWAGNDTNEMTDPNGAALRALDAINIEDEGFRDALVGGVTSAVIKPGSGNPIGGQTVAIKTWGGRTVDEQVIREAVSVKSALGENPKRVYGDQKKLPSTRLGVANVIRTAFVDAQNYVAKRDAAEAKGEPFDRDLAKETLGRVLAGELYWDQHTHRADDIATALRLADEFGYKLVINHGTDGAAVADVLAERDVPVIFGPLITSRSKIELRNRDIANLGALARAGVRVAITTDHPVVPINFLVHQASLAVKEGLDRDVAIQALTTNPAAFLGLDDRVGSLRPGLDGDVVIWSGDPLEVTSRAENVFVTGTEVYTWDRSAAGGRGAGTVVERGERFAD; encoded by the coding sequence ATGACCACACGCAACAGCATCGCCATCACGAACGGCTACGTCGTCCCCGTCGCCTCCGCACCCCTGGAGAACGCGACCGTGCTCGTCGAGGACGGCGTCATCACGGCCGTCGGCCAGGACGTCGTCGTGCCCGACGGGGTCCGCACGGTCGACGCCGGGGGCCGCTGGGTCCTGCCCGGGTTCGTCGAGTCCCACGGCCACATGGGCGTCATGGAGGAGGCCGAGGGCTGGGCCGGCAACGACACCAACGAGATGACCGACCCCAACGGCGCCGCGCTGCGCGCGCTCGACGCCATCAACATCGAGGACGAGGGCTTCCGCGACGCGCTCGTGGGCGGCGTGACCTCGGCCGTCATCAAGCCCGGCTCGGGCAACCCGATCGGCGGGCAGACCGTCGCGATCAAGACCTGGGGCGGTCGGACCGTCGACGAGCAGGTCATCCGCGAGGCCGTGTCCGTGAAGTCGGCGCTGGGCGAGAACCCCAAGCGCGTCTACGGCGACCAGAAGAAGCTCCCGTCCACGCGCCTGGGCGTCGCGAACGTGATCCGCACAGCGTTCGTCGACGCGCAGAACTACGTCGCCAAGCGCGACGCGGCCGAGGCCAAGGGCGAACCGTTCGACCGCGACCTCGCCAAGGAGACCCTGGGCCGCGTGCTCGCGGGCGAGCTCTACTGGGACCAGCACACGCACCGCGCCGACGACATCGCGACCGCGCTGCGCCTCGCGGACGAGTTCGGCTACAAGCTCGTCATCAACCACGGGACCGACGGCGCCGCGGTCGCGGACGTCCTGGCCGAGCGCGACGTGCCGGTCATCTTCGGCCCCCTGATCACCTCGCGGTCCAAGATCGAGCTCCGCAACCGCGACATCGCCAACCTCGGGGCGCTCGCCCGCGCCGGGGTGCGCGTCGCGATCACGACCGACCACCCCGTGGTGCCCATCAACTTCCTGGTGCACCAGGCGTCGCTCGCCGTGAAGGAGGGGCTGGACCGCGACGTCGCGATCCAGGCGCTCACGACCAACCCGGCCGCGTTCCTGGGCCTCGACGACCGGGTCGGGTCGCTGCGCCCCGGGCTCGACGGCGACGTCGTGATCTGGTCGGGCGACCCGCTGGAGGTGACCTCGCGCGCCGAGAACGTGTTCGTGACCGGCACCGAGGTCTACACGTGGGACCGCTCGGCAGCCGGCGGTCGCGGTGCGGGCACGGTCGTGGAGCGCGGAGAGCGCTTCGCGGACTGA
- a CDS encoding copper resistance CopC family protein: protein MSSQTNQPHPSTAADRAHAVALARPVPRSARLLVAVLAALATLAATLLLGVVGATPAQAHDRIISSDPADGAQLDAAPAALTMTFSTEPLAVEPQVVVTDTAGTVVAQGSPTIEGTSATFPWPAELTGDTYTVAWRVVSSDGHPIEGTFSFAVAAAPEPVAPVATEEPAAVSPSATEDTTTEATTAAASDASDETGDEARSIVPLLVGLAVLAAAVVVVAVLIVRRRQQQQD, encoded by the coding sequence ATGTCTTCGCAGACCAACCAGCCCCACCCGTCCACCGCCGCTGACCGCGCGCACGCGGTCGCCCTCGCGCGCCCGGTGCCGCGCTCGGCCCGCCTCCTGGTCGCGGTGCTCGCGGCCCTGGCCACGCTGGCGGCGACCCTGCTGCTCGGCGTCGTCGGAGCCACGCCGGCCCAGGCGCACGACCGCATCATCAGCTCCGACCCCGCGGACGGCGCACAGCTCGACGCCGCGCCCGCCGCACTGACCATGACGTTCAGCACCGAGCCTCTCGCGGTCGAGCCGCAGGTCGTCGTGACCGACACGGCCGGGACCGTCGTCGCGCAGGGCAGCCCCACGATCGAGGGGACCTCGGCGACGTTCCCGTGGCCCGCCGAGCTGACCGGTGACACGTACACGGTCGCGTGGCGCGTCGTCTCCTCGGACGGTCACCCGATCGAGGGCACGTTCTCGTTCGCGGTCGCGGCGGCCCCCGAGCCGGTCGCACCCGTGGCGACCGAGGAGCCCGCGGCCGTGTCGCCGTCGGCGACCGAGGACACGACGACCGAGGCGACCACTGCAGCAGCGTCCGACGCGTCCGACGAGACCGGCGACGAGGCGCGCTCGATCGTGCCGCTGCTCGTCGGGCTCGCGGTGCTCGCGGCTGCGGTCGTGGTCGTCGCCGTGCTGATCGTCCGTCGCCGCCAGCAGCAGCAGGACTGA
- a CDS encoding copper chaperone PCu(A)C: protein MSARTTAPSSRTSVRPRRTALLGAAVTTLALLAVAGCSATSAGTSSDATTPSTSSDSAPAGTAADHLTATDPWIKAAESGMTAAFAVLHNDGDQDVTVVGATSDLSPVQIHEMATDASGAMVMREKEGGLTIPAGGERAFEPGGDHLMLMELSSPVEPGAEYDVTLELSDGSTLVVTAPARTFAGAKESYDEGHDEGHDMSHDG, encoded by the coding sequence ATGTCTGCACGCACCACCGCTCCCTCGTCCCGCACCTCGGTCCGCCCCCGGCGCACGGCCCTGCTCGGCGCGGCCGTCACGACGCTCGCGCTGCTCGCGGTCGCAGGGTGCTCGGCCACCTCGGCCGGCACCTCGTCGGACGCAACCACCCCGAGCACCTCGTCCGACAGCGCACCGGCGGGCACTGCGGCCGACCACCTGACCGCGACCGATCCCTGGATCAAGGCCGCCGAGTCCGGCATGACCGCGGCCTTCGCCGTCCTGCACAACGACGGCGACCAGGACGTCACGGTCGTCGGTGCGACGTCCGACCTGTCCCCGGTCCAGATCCATGAGATGGCGACCGACGCCTCGGGCGCCATGGTCATGCGCGAGAAGGAGGGCGGCCTGACGATCCCCGCGGGCGGCGAGCGCGCGTTCGAGCCGGGCGGCGACCACCTCATGCTCATGGAGCTCTCGTCACCGGTCGAGCCCGGGGCCGAGTACGACGTCACGCTCGAGCTGAGCGACGGCTCCACGCTCGTCGTCACGGCCCCGGCCCGCACGTTCGCGGGCGCCAAGGAGAGCTACGACGAGGGTCATGACGAGGGCCACGACATGAGCCACGATGGCTGA
- a CDS encoding Dyp-type peroxidase — protein sequence MADVGPRPEAVPAAGSAAAPSRPRVSRRAFLVGGAAAGAVAVAGAGGAWAGRATAPGTGAAPSGTGEPSLHGDLRVPFHGPRQAGVETPPQAYLTLVALTLAPGTDRDALVRLMRIWTDDVARLTQGRPGLTDTEPELAEVPARLTVTVGYGPGVFTAAGLDDRRPAWLRPLPAFGVDRLEDRWNDGDLVLQVCADDEVTVSHAVRMLLREARDFASVRWLQKGFRRSVGSERAGRTMRNLMGQIDGTRNVDPVADAPLVWSDGTDGWLADGTSMVVRRIRMELDTWDEVDRSTREAVMGRRLVDGAPLTGDREHDEPDLDAVGPHGLTVIGPAAHVRRSRTDDPTERFLRRAYSYDDAPDVAADPGALSSSGLVFVTFQADVDRQFVPIQQRLDEVDLLNEWTTPIGSAVFAVPPGCAEGEFLGQALLG from the coding sequence ATGGCTGACGTCGGGCCACGTCCCGAGGCGGTCCCGGCCGCCGGGAGCGCAGCGGCCCCGTCCCGGCCCAGGGTCTCGCGCCGTGCGTTCCTGGTCGGCGGGGCCGCCGCCGGGGCGGTCGCGGTCGCCGGTGCGGGAGGTGCGTGGGCCGGGAGGGCCACGGCCCCCGGGACGGGAGCGGCGCCGTCGGGCACGGGGGAGCCCTCGCTGCACGGCGACCTGCGCGTGCCCTTCCACGGTCCGCGCCAGGCGGGCGTCGAGACGCCTCCCCAGGCGTACCTGACGCTCGTCGCGCTGACCCTCGCGCCCGGGACGGACCGGGACGCGCTGGTGCGGCTCATGCGGATCTGGACCGACGACGTCGCGCGCCTCACGCAGGGACGTCCCGGCCTGACCGACACCGAGCCCGAGCTCGCCGAGGTGCCCGCGCGCCTGACGGTCACGGTCGGCTACGGCCCCGGGGTCTTCACGGCCGCGGGGCTCGACGACCGGCGCCCCGCGTGGCTCCGGCCCCTGCCCGCGTTCGGCGTGGACCGGCTCGAGGACCGCTGGAACGACGGCGACCTGGTGCTCCAGGTCTGCGCCGACGACGAGGTCACGGTCTCGCACGCGGTCCGGATGCTGCTCCGCGAGGCGCGCGACTTCGCGTCGGTGCGGTGGCTGCAGAAGGGCTTCCGGCGGTCGGTCGGGAGCGAGCGCGCGGGCCGGACCATGCGCAACCTCATGGGGCAGATCGACGGGACCCGGAACGTGGATCCCGTCGCGGACGCCCCGCTCGTGTGGTCGGACGGCACGGACGGGTGGCTCGCGGACGGGACGTCGATGGTCGTGCGGCGCATCCGCATGGAGCTCGACACGTGGGACGAGGTCGACCGGTCCACGCGCGAGGCCGTCATGGGGCGTCGCCTCGTGGACGGCGCGCCGCTCACGGGCGACCGTGAGCACGACGAGCCGGACCTCGACGCGGTCGGGCCGCACGGGCTGACCGTGATCGGGCCCGCGGCGCACGTGCGCCGTTCCCGCACCGACGACCCGACCGAGCGGTTCCTGCGGCGCGCGTACAGCTACGACGACGCGCCCGACGTCGCGGCCGACCCGGGCGCGCTCAGCAGCTCGGGCCTGGTGTTCGTGACGTTCCAGGCCGACGTGGACCGCCAGTTCGTGCCGATCCAGCAGCGGCTCGACGAGGTGGACCTGCTCAACGAGTGGACCACGCCGATCGGGTCGGCGGTGTTCGCAGTGCCGCCCGGGTGTGCCGAGGGCGAGTTCCTGGGGCAGGCGCTGCTGGGCTGA
- a CDS encoding type IV toxin-antitoxin system AbiEi family antitoxin domain-containing protein, which produces MPYTRDRLLEEAFDRHGFIRRADALREGHSPHALKQLVARGYLEKVAHGVYRVNVVPVSEYDDLHLAVLWTGVDEAALSHETALALYGLGDVNPDRIHVTVPRRHRIRRAGADGIEVHHQDLDPRHIGWFEQIPTVKPTTAIAQCIETGTPTYLLRQALTTARETGRITVSESADLQRKLTNRDTPER; this is translated from the coding sequence ATGCCATACACCCGCGATCGCCTGCTCGAAGAGGCCTTCGACCGTCACGGGTTCATCCGCCGGGCCGACGCGCTGCGCGAAGGGCACAGTCCGCACGCACTCAAGCAGCTCGTCGCGCGCGGCTACCTGGAGAAGGTCGCTCACGGCGTCTATCGCGTGAATGTCGTCCCCGTGAGTGAGTACGACGATCTGCACCTGGCAGTGCTGTGGACCGGTGTGGACGAGGCCGCTCTGTCCCACGAGACAGCCCTGGCTCTCTACGGGCTCGGCGACGTCAACCCTGACCGGATCCACGTCACGGTTCCCCGACGCCACCGCATCCGACGTGCCGGCGCCGACGGGATCGAGGTCCACCACCAGGACCTCGATCCCCGCCATATCGGCTGGTTCGAACAGATTCCGACAGTGAAACCCACGACTGCGATCGCCCAGTGCATCGAGACCGGCACCCCGACCTATCTTCTCCGCCAGGCCCTCACGACGGCTCGTGAGACCGGGCGCATCACCGTGAGCGAGAGCGCCGACCTGCAGAGGAAGCTGACGAACCGTGACACACCCGAACGCTGA
- a CDS encoding nucleotidyl transferase AbiEii/AbiGii toxin family protein: MTHPNADVPLGLADLPEKTKEPASVAMLNSWLQQAERRLGSRGGRLAWLVASTVVIAALQRALDATGQPHFLLKGGTLLQYRLPSAPTRATKDVDGLIRGDIDDFLAKLDDELAEPWGPLTLRRDAVEVIQIPTRVIKPRRFDVVVELRGKTWRRVQVEIAPDEGGAGAAPESFAPPTLAGLGLPGPAVMVGIAMRYQVAQKIHACTDPHDPPTATNDRARDLVDLLLLRDLADIGENLAGVRAAVMDVFDARARDAQALGRAERTWPCVVVAHPHWPTDFERAAADAQIDIGLDEAVAELNAWVAQIDAAVLPTRGADGDDDVAHDKEGEDDGETG, from the coding sequence GTGACACACCCGAACGCTGATGTGCCCCTTGGTCTGGCCGACCTGCCCGAGAAGACCAAGGAGCCGGCGTCGGTCGCCATGCTCAACTCCTGGCTCCAGCAGGCCGAGAGACGCTTGGGCAGCCGCGGCGGACGCTTGGCATGGCTCGTTGCGTCCACGGTTGTCATCGCTGCACTGCAGCGAGCCCTCGACGCCACCGGTCAGCCGCACTTCCTGCTCAAGGGTGGGACCCTGCTGCAATACCGGCTCCCCAGCGCGCCGACGCGCGCGACGAAGGACGTGGACGGACTCATCCGCGGTGACATCGACGACTTCCTCGCCAAGCTCGATGACGAGCTCGCCGAGCCCTGGGGCCCCCTGACGCTACGGCGAGACGCCGTCGAGGTCATTCAGATCCCTACTCGCGTCATCAAGCCGCGCCGCTTCGATGTCGTCGTCGAGCTCAGAGGCAAGACGTGGCGAAGGGTCCAGGTCGAGATCGCGCCAGATGAAGGTGGCGCCGGAGCCGCGCCTGAATCGTTCGCACCGCCCACGCTGGCGGGGCTCGGGCTGCCGGGCCCCGCTGTGATGGTGGGCATCGCGATGCGCTATCAGGTCGCGCAGAAGATTCACGCCTGCACCGACCCCCACGACCCGCCGACTGCGACCAACGACCGGGCGCGCGACCTCGTCGACCTGCTGCTGCTTCGCGACCTCGCCGACATCGGTGAGAACCTGGCTGGCGTTCGTGCAGCCGTCATGGACGTCTTCGACGCGCGTGCGCGCGACGCCCAGGCTCTTGGCCGCGCTGAGCGGACGTGGCCATGCGTCGTGGTCGCCCACCCGCACTGGCCGACCGACTTCGAACGCGCCGCGGCCGATGCGCAGATCGACATCGGGCTCGACGAGGCAGTCGCAGAGCTCAACGCGTGGGTGGCGCAGATCGACGCTGCCGTGCTGCCGACCAGGGGTGCGGACGGTGACGATGACGTTGCACATGACAAAGAGGGCGAGGACGACGGCGAAACAGGGTAG